TTAATGCAGGAGCCACTGGTTTGTTTGCCAACTGTCAATCCAGTGAAATGTTCGAGTTAACCGAATCAGAAAGTTTGAAGGTCATAGCGCATGTATTGAAAGTTGCAAACGGTAAAGTGCCTGTCGTTGCTGCATGCTCCATTGCGGGTAATGTGGCGATGCAAGCAGATTTTGTAAAACGGGCACATGCTTTAGGCGTACAAGCGGTGATCATTATTACCGGTTTGCTGGGAGGAGAAGAAGACTCGGATGAATATTTAAATAGTCGGATTTACCAACTCTTTGAGCTAACAGAAGATATACCCTTAGGATTTTACGAGTGCCCCGAACCTTATAAGCGTTTATTAAAAGCTCATCAATTGGGGAGGTTCGTGTCTACTGGAAGGGTAATTTACCATAAGGATACTTGTTTAGATATAGAACAAGTGCAAGCAAAAATTGCAGCAACCGCAAAGTATAGCCTTTTTGGTTTATATGATGCTTATATGGGACATGCAGTGGCATCGCTAAGATCTGGAGCAGCAGGGTTGTCGTGTATTCAAGGGAACTATTTCCCGGAACTAATTGTCTGGCTATGTCAACATTTTGACCAGCACCACTTTACTAGTGAAGTCAACCTGGTTCAGCAATTTCTTATAGAAAATATGGAAGTAATGCATGCAGCGTATCCAATAGTATCCAAATATTTTTTGCAGAAAAGAGGACTATCTATTTCGCTTTTTAGTAGAAGAGAAATCGAACCTTTTAATAACAAAGCAAAGTTGTCAATTGATAAACTTTACACTGATTATACTCGGTTAGCCAATTACTTAGAATTACCAAAAGCAATTCAATCACACAAAAATATATCTTAATCGTGTCGTAAAAATACATGAGAAAATTAATAGTTAAAGGAATGCAACGGAGATTGGAAAAAAAAGTACTCTTGTCATTATGTTTTTTATTGAACATTTGGTTTGCGTGCAGCTCACAGGAAAAGCCTTTTATACTTCAAGGGGATGTATTGAAAGAGCAGGTTGCCTATTTCAACTCCATCGACGATGAGTCTGTTGTAAACTTCGTTCCTAATGCAAATGCATATGATTGGCTTATTGATAATGTACCTTTATTTGAGTGCCCTGACTCAACTATACAACGCATTTACTACTATCGTTGGTGGAGTTTTAGAAAGCACTTGAAAGAAACACCTCATGGTTTTATTTTTACAGAGTTTATTGAACCGGTAAGTCACGCTGGTAAATATAATGCTATTAGCTGCGCTTTAGGGCATCATATTTACGAAGGACGCTGGCTTCATAATCCCGAGTATATTAACCAATATATTGATTTTTGGTTGTTAAATGAGTCTACTTTCGATTCTTCTAAGTTTCATGCATTTAGCAGTTGGTTAAGTGATGCGGTTCATAATCTTTATTTGGTGAACTATGATCGTGTATCTATCGCTAAGTGGTTACCCTTGTTGGATGAGGATTATGAACGTTGGGAAGAAGAGCGGCAGTTACCTGGAGGGATGTTTTGGCAGTACGATGTACGAGACGGTATGGAAGAATCTGTGAGTGGTGGTCGGAAGATCCAGAATAGACGTCCTACAATTAATAGCTATATGTACGGAAATGCAAGAGCGTTGGGAAAAATAGCATCACTATTAGGAAATGAAACACTAAAACAAAAATATCAACTAAAGGCCAATCAATTAAAGCAATTGGTTTTGGA
This Olivibacter sp. SDN3 DNA region includes the following protein-coding sequences:
- a CDS encoding dihydrodipicolinate synthase family protein — its product is MQEKPKGFVPVMLTPFTEVGLVDLRALTSLTEFYINAGATGLFANCQSSEMFELTESESLKVIAHVLKVANGKVPVVAACSIAGNVAMQADFVKRAHALGVQAVIIITGLLGGEEDSDEYLNSRIYQLFELTEDIPLGFYECPEPYKRLLKAHQLGRFVSTGRVIYHKDTCLDIEQVQAKIAATAKYSLFGLYDAYMGHAVASLRSGAAGLSCIQGNYFPELIVWLCQHFDQHHFTSEVNLVQQFLIENMEVMHAAYPIVSKYFLQKRGLSISLFSRREIEPFNNKAKLSIDKLYTDYTRLANYLELPKAIQSHKNIS
- a CDS encoding alpha,alpha-trehalase, coding for MRKLIVKGMQRRLEKKVLLSLCFLLNIWFACSSQEKPFILQGDVLKEQVAYFNSIDDESVVNFVPNANAYDWLIDNVPLFECPDSTIQRIYYYRWWSFRKHLKETPHGFIFTEFIEPVSHAGKYNAISCALGHHIYEGRWLHNPEYINQYIDFWLLNESTFDSSKFHAFSSWLSDAVHNLYLVNYDRVSIAKWLPLLDEDYERWEEERQLPGGMFWQYDVRDGMEESVSGGRKIQNRRPTINSYMYGNARALGKIASLLGNETLKQKYQLKANQLKQLVLDSLWDDTSKFFRTQHPNGKLAPREAIGFIPWYFNLPPDDANYQNAWLQLQDTAGFKAPWGLTTAERREPTFRTRGSGHGCEWDGAIWPFATTQTLKALANFLTTYQQNKKINPKAFYDEILQYAVSHQKNGQPYLGEYQDERTGYWLKGDNPRSSFYNHSGFCDLIINDLIGLKPVDENSILLKPLVPPDQWEWFCLDNVLYNGRILTIVWDKTGKRYGKGEGLTIFSNGKKVSASKKLENLKANLN